Proteins encoded by one window of Gordonia jinghuaiqii:
- a CDS encoding acyl-CoA dehydrogenase family protein, protein MTVETNPFVETPERAELRAAVRGLAAKYGQEYFRECARTGRKTDELWSEAGKLGFIGVNLPEEYGGGGAGMYELAIVMEEIAASGTGLLMLVVSPAICGNVIARFGTDGQKQRWLPGLADGSITMAFGITEPDAGSNSHQITTTARRDGSDWLLSGQKVYISGVDQAQAVLIVARTEDAKTGKLKPALFIVPTDAENFSYTMIEMELQNPEKQFQLFLDDVRLPADALVGSEDAALSQLFAGLNPERIMAAASAVGMGRFALDKAVSYVKERTVWKTPIGAHQAIAHPLAQGKVELEMAKLMMQKAATLYDAGDDWGAAEPANMAKYAAAEACVKVVDQAVHSLGGNGLTTEYGLAPMLSLARIARIAPVSREMILNFVAQTSLGLPKSY, encoded by the coding sequence ATGACCGTCGAAACCAATCCGTTCGTCGAGACGCCGGAACGTGCCGAATTGCGGGCTGCCGTACGCGGTCTGGCCGCCAAGTACGGGCAGGAGTACTTCCGGGAGTGCGCCCGCACGGGCCGCAAGACCGACGAACTGTGGTCCGAGGCAGGCAAACTCGGCTTCATCGGGGTCAACCTTCCGGAGGAGTACGGCGGCGGCGGTGCGGGCATGTACGAGCTCGCGATCGTGATGGAGGAGATCGCCGCCTCCGGTACGGGTCTGCTCATGCTGGTGGTCTCACCGGCCATCTGCGGCAACGTGATCGCGCGCTTCGGGACCGACGGTCAGAAGCAACGCTGGCTGCCCGGCCTCGCCGACGGTTCGATCACGATGGCGTTCGGGATCACCGAACCCGACGCCGGGTCGAACTCGCATCAGATCACCACCACTGCGCGTCGTGACGGTTCGGACTGGCTCCTCAGCGGCCAGAAGGTCTACATCTCCGGAGTCGACCAGGCACAGGCGGTGCTGATCGTCGCGCGCACCGAGGACGCCAAGACCGGCAAACTCAAGCCCGCGCTGTTCATCGTGCCGACCGATGCGGAGAACTTCTCCTACACCATGATCGAGATGGAACTGCAGAACCCGGAGAAGCAGTTCCAGCTGTTCCTCGACGACGTCCGCCTGCCCGCCGACGCGCTCGTCGGGTCCGAGGACGCCGCCCTCAGTCAGCTCTTCGCCGGTCTCAACCCGGAGCGCATCATGGCTGCGGCGTCGGCGGTGGGGATGGGCCGGTTCGCCCTGGACAAGGCCGTCTCGTATGTCAAGGAGCGGACCGTGTGGAAGACGCCGATCGGTGCGCATCAGGCGATCGCGCACCCGCTGGCGCAGGGCAAGGTCGAGCTGGAGATGGCCAAGCTCATGATGCAGAAGGCCGCAACGCTCTACGACGCCGGTGACGACTGGGGTGCGGCCGAACCGGCGAACATGGCCAAGTACGCCGCCGCCGAGGCGTGTGTGAAGGTCGTCGATCAGGCCGTGCATTCGTTGGGCGGCAACGGATTGACCACCGAGTACGGCCTGGCGCCGATGCTGAGCCTCGCCCGCATCGCCCGCATCGCACCGGTGAGCCGGGAGATGATCCTGAACTTCGTCGCGCAGACCAGCCTCGGCCTGCCGAAGTCGTACTGA
- a CDS encoding TIGR03084 family metal-binding protein: MSSDRHSAVLGVVADLEAESAQLDALVADLDDAGWATPTPAAGWTIAHQIAHLRWTDEVATLAVTDPDKFAELLTAAVGDNPENYVDEAASAGAGAPSEELLAGWRVARDRLAAALREVPHGVKVPWFGPPMSAASMATARLMETWAHGLDIADALGVTVLPTDRIRSVAHIGVRTRDFAYLVNGKTPPAEPFGYELTAPSGELWTWGPSDAANMVRGPALDFCCLVTQRRAPADLNLEIIGADAVEWSGIAQCFAGPPGQGRAPLGQS, translated from the coding sequence ATGTCATCCGACCGACACTCCGCCGTGCTCGGCGTCGTCGCCGATCTCGAGGCCGAGTCCGCGCAGCTCGACGCCCTCGTGGCCGACCTCGACGATGCCGGGTGGGCCACACCGACCCCGGCCGCCGGCTGGACGATCGCCCATCAGATCGCACACCTGCGGTGGACCGACGAGGTCGCGACCCTCGCCGTCACCGACCCCGACAAGTTCGCCGAGCTGCTCACCGCGGCCGTGGGCGACAATCCGGAGAACTACGTCGACGAGGCTGCCTCTGCGGGAGCCGGTGCGCCGTCCGAGGAGCTCCTCGCCGGTTGGCGCGTCGCACGCGACCGCCTCGCCGCCGCTCTGCGCGAGGTGCCCCACGGGGTGAAGGTCCCGTGGTTCGGCCCCCCGATGTCGGCGGCCTCCATGGCCACCGCGCGGCTCATGGAGACCTGGGCGCACGGGCTCGACATCGCCGACGCACTCGGCGTGACCGTCCTGCCCACCGACAGGATCCGCAGCGTCGCGCACATCGGCGTGCGCACCCGCGACTTCGCCTACCTGGTCAACGGCAAGACCCCGCCGGCCGAGCCGTTCGGTTACGAGCTGACCGCGCCGTCGGGCGAGCTGTGGACGTGGGGCCCGTCCGACGCGGCGAACATGGTGCGGGGCCCGGCACTGGATTTCTGCTGCCTCGTCACCCAGCGCCGGGCACCGGCCGACCTGAACCTCGAGATCATCGGTGCCGACGCCGTCGAATGGTCCGGCATCGCACAGTGTTTCGCCGGCCCCCCGGGGCAGGGCCGCGCCCCGCTCGGACAGTCCTGA
- a CDS encoding NAD-dependent epimerase/dehydratase family protein has protein sequence MTCLVIGGNGFLGSRLVRHLVDTGEPVRVLTRATSDLRTLSGLDVEHVTGELFDADAVRSAMDDCDVVFHCAVDTRAWLRDPAPLYRTNVDALRAVLDVAATQPLRKFVFTSTVATIGRVHGRPATEDDAFNWSGHAPEYVKSRVAAEDLLLGYARDGAVPGVAMCVANTYGPGDWQPTPHGSFVAGAALGKLPFTIRGCRAESVGVDDAARALALAADRGEVGERYIVAERSIDIEEIVAVAARTAGREPPRLVLTKPALYACGALGSARATVTRKPVRLTVPSVRLMHFMSEMDHSKAERDLGWQPGPVTDAIAEGAQFWIERRAARPHSRTPADAPSAEPPPPAE, from the coding sequence GTGACATGCCTGGTGATCGGCGGCAACGGATTTCTCGGCTCGCGGCTGGTCCGCCACCTCGTCGACACCGGCGAACCCGTCCGGGTCCTCACCCGGGCCACGAGTGATCTGCGCACCCTGTCGGGCCTCGACGTCGAGCACGTCACCGGCGAGCTGTTCGACGCCGACGCCGTGCGTTCGGCGATGGACGATTGCGATGTGGTCTTCCACTGCGCCGTCGACACGCGGGCGTGGCTGCGCGATCCGGCACCGCTGTATCGCACCAATGTCGACGCCTTGCGCGCGGTGCTGGATGTCGCCGCCACGCAGCCGTTGCGGAAGTTCGTGTTCACGAGCACGGTTGCCACCATCGGACGCGTCCACGGACGCCCCGCCACCGAGGACGATGCCTTCAACTGGTCCGGGCACGCTCCGGAGTACGTGAAGTCGCGGGTCGCGGCCGAGGACCTGCTACTCGGTTACGCCCGGGACGGCGCCGTGCCCGGGGTCGCCATGTGTGTCGCCAACACCTACGGTCCGGGAGATTGGCAACCGACGCCGCACGGATCGTTCGTCGCGGGCGCCGCGCTCGGAAAGTTGCCCTTCACCATTCGCGGCTGCCGTGCCGAGTCGGTCGGGGTCGACGACGCCGCCCGCGCCCTGGCGCTCGCCGCCGATCGTGGCGAGGTGGGCGAACGCTACATCGTGGCCGAGCGTTCGATCGACATCGAGGAGATCGTGGCCGTCGCCGCGCGCACCGCGGGCCGGGAACCTCCCCGACTCGTACTGACCAAACCCGCGCTCTATGCCTGCGGCGCACTCGGTTCCGCACGGGCTACGGTCACCCGAAAGCCGGTGCGGCTCACCGTTCCATCGGTCCGGCTCATGCATTTCATGTCCGAGATGGACCACAGCAAGGCCGAACGCGACCTCGGCTGGCAGCCGGGGCCGGTCACCGATGCCATCGCCGAGGGCGCGCAGTTCTGGATCGAACGCAGGGCCGCGCGACCACACAGTCGGACGCCCGCCGATGCCCCCTCTGCTGAGCCGCCCCCGCCAGCCGAATAG
- a CDS encoding acyl-CoA dehydrogenase family protein — MPIASPIWETPERLELRSTVRRFVDKHILPFQDEWEREGFIPRELHVEAAKLGLFGLGVPEEVGGSGGDLIDGTILGEELHYAGAAGGIFASLFTHGIALPHLIAAGDRDQIDRWVRPTLAGEKIGSLAITEPGGGSDVGHLTTKAVRDGDHFVVNGAKTYITSGVRADFVVVAVRTGGPGAGGVSLLVVEKDTPGFTVTRKLDKMGWRCSDTAELSFVDARVPVSNLVGPENSGFAQIAMAFVTERSGLAVQAYASAQRCLDVTLQWARDRETFGKPIIARQSVQDTLTEMARRIDIARTYTRALVERKVTSTDDLIAEVCFAKNTAVEAGEWVANKAVQLHGGLGYMTGTEVERQYRDMRIIGIGGGTTEILTGLAAKRLGYQA, encoded by the coding sequence GTGCCCATTGCCAGCCCGATCTGGGAGACACCGGAACGACTCGAATTGCGTTCGACCGTGCGCAGATTCGTCGACAAGCACATTCTTCCCTTCCAAGATGAGTGGGAACGCGAAGGGTTCATCCCGCGTGAACTGCACGTCGAGGCGGCCAAGCTCGGTCTGTTCGGGCTGGGCGTCCCCGAGGAGGTGGGCGGATCCGGCGGCGACCTGATCGACGGCACGATCCTCGGTGAAGAACTGCACTACGCCGGTGCCGCGGGCGGGATCTTCGCCTCGCTGTTCACCCACGGCATCGCGCTGCCGCATCTCATCGCGGCCGGCGATCGCGACCAGATCGACCGGTGGGTCCGGCCGACGCTGGCCGGGGAGAAGATCGGCAGCCTCGCCATCACCGAGCCCGGCGGAGGCAGCGACGTCGGGCACCTCACCACCAAGGCGGTTCGCGACGGCGACCACTTCGTGGTCAACGGCGCCAAGACCTACATCACCTCCGGTGTCCGGGCCGACTTCGTGGTCGTGGCCGTACGCACCGGGGGTCCCGGTGCCGGCGGGGTCTCGCTCCTCGTCGTCGAGAAGGACACCCCCGGCTTCACCGTGACCCGCAAGCTCGACAAGATGGGCTGGCGCTGCTCGGACACCGCCGAGTTGTCCTTCGTGGACGCCCGGGTGCCTGTGTCCAATCTCGTCGGACCGGAGAACTCCGGATTCGCCCAGATCGCCATGGCTTTCGTCACCGAGCGCTCCGGTCTCGCCGTGCAGGCCTATGCCAGCGCGCAGCGATGCCTCGACGTGACCCTGCAGTGGGCCCGTGACCGCGAGACCTTCGGCAAGCCGATCATCGCGCGCCAGTCGGTGCAGGACACGCTCACCGAGATGGCGCGTCGTATCGACATCGCGCGGACCTACACCCGCGCGCTCGTCGAGCGGAAGGTCACCTCCACCGACGACCTGATCGCCGAGGTGTGTTTCGCCAAGAACACCGCCGTCGAGGCCGGGGAATGGGTGGCCAACAAGGCTGTTCAGTTGCACGGCGGACTCGGCTACATGACCGGCACCGAGGTCGAGCGGCAGTACCGCGACATGCGCATCATCGGCATCGGTGGCGGGACCACCGAGATCCTCACCGGACTGGCCGCCAAGCGGCTCGGCTACCAGGCCTGA
- a CDS encoding PaaI family thioesterase codes for MSEPHDPLSAFHVGDISLSDARVQASQKLCARFLDHRGLIELPALAVLFDHLGGIPFHRVHDDPAAATLQARLSMSTLGRAEVGDLISGRAEVVMHDDAWGTTSVEIRTGGGRLSCVGTARNVRVGRAPTGTSPTSEIGTAVPECVDCRDVALPESIPSSMTGRAVVEEIATKMREPGPLTQMLNGRVEVLDGAADRDTGIRFRSATDPWMGNMFGTMHGGVIATIVGQAASFAGQLHAAPGQTYSLGDMAIGFYRSPAVDGSEVIVEVTPIKAGRRISSFEATMRSYDDVLLSRATVDVHYA; via the coding sequence ATGAGCGAGCCGCACGATCCGCTGTCCGCATTCCATGTCGGTGACATCTCGCTGTCGGACGCGAGGGTGCAAGCATCGCAGAAGCTGTGTGCCCGGTTCCTCGATCACCGTGGGTTGATCGAGCTCCCCGCGCTCGCCGTGCTGTTCGACCATCTCGGCGGCATCCCGTTCCACCGCGTCCACGATGATCCCGCAGCCGCCACACTGCAGGCCCGGCTGTCGATGTCGACTCTCGGCCGCGCGGAGGTGGGTGACCTGATCTCGGGTCGTGCCGAAGTGGTGATGCACGACGACGCCTGGGGGACCACCTCGGTGGAGATCCGTACGGGTGGCGGCCGACTGTCCTGTGTGGGGACCGCCCGCAATGTGCGGGTCGGGCGGGCGCCCACGGGTACGTCCCCGACCTCGGAGATCGGGACGGCCGTGCCGGAGTGCGTCGACTGTCGGGACGTGGCGCTGCCGGAGTCGATCCCGTCATCGATGACCGGGCGTGCGGTGGTCGAGGAGATCGCGACCAAGATGCGCGAACCCGGCCCGCTCACCCAGATGCTCAACGGCCGGGTGGAGGTGCTCGACGGCGCCGCCGACCGCGACACCGGCATCCGGTTCCGCAGCGCGACCGATCCCTGGATGGGCAACATGTTCGGCACGATGCACGGCGGGGTGATCGCGACGATCGTCGGGCAGGCGGCCTCGTTCGCCGGGCAGCTCCACGCCGCACCCGGGCAGACGTACTCGCTGGGGGACATGGCGATCGGCTTCTACCGCTCGCCTGCGGTCGACGGCAGCGAGGTCATCGTCGAGGTGACGCCGATCAAGGCCGGGCGACGCATCTCGTCTTTCGAGGCCACGATGAGGTCCTACGACGACGTGCTCCTGAGTCGCGCCACCGTCGACGTCCACTACGCCTGA
- a CDS encoding TIGR03857 family LLM class F420-dependent oxidoreductase yields the protein MEQLTELGYYALSRHPVTPRELAGEARHAEDIGLGTAFVSERFNVKDAAALCGALAGATETLGIATAATNHNTRHPIVTATMGATLSELSGGRFALGLGRGITPQWQILGLPIVTGAALADMTGLLRRLWAGEMVVGHDGPAGSYPLLTLGVDLEAPPPILLVTMSPKTLELAGAIADGVVLHTYFSDNATRRAVACVRESAERAGRDPASIRIWSVVATVGDHLDETDRLRRLHGRLATYLQGYPDQLMGANGWDPVDLERVRATAAFAGARGPIDATATAEELVELADAIPASWVSDCAAGSPSDCAETVAEQFDLDVDSVILHGATPTELAPVVEAYRDIRPDRAGGLPVNPGRMRS from the coding sequence ATGGAGCAGCTCACCGAGCTCGGCTATTACGCGCTGTCGCGTCACCCCGTCACCCCACGCGAACTGGCCGGCGAGGCCCGCCACGCCGAGGACATCGGCCTGGGAACCGCTTTCGTCTCCGAACGCTTCAACGTCAAGGACGCCGCCGCGCTGTGCGGCGCCCTGGCCGGCGCGACGGAGACGCTCGGGATTGCGACGGCCGCAACCAATCACAACACCCGGCATCCGATCGTCACCGCGACCATGGGCGCCACGCTCAGCGAGTTGTCCGGCGGGCGGTTCGCGCTGGGGCTCGGACGCGGGATCACCCCGCAATGGCAGATCCTCGGGCTGCCGATCGTCACCGGCGCCGCGCTGGCCGACATGACCGGACTCCTGCGCCGGCTCTGGGCGGGCGAGATGGTGGTCGGGCACGACGGTCCGGCCGGCTCCTATCCGTTGCTGACTCTCGGCGTCGACCTGGAAGCGCCGCCGCCGATCCTGCTGGTCACGATGAGCCCCAAGACCCTCGAGCTCGCGGGTGCGATCGCCGACGGCGTCGTCCTGCACACGTACTTCAGCGACAACGCGACCCGCCGCGCCGTCGCCTGTGTCCGGGAGTCCGCCGAACGCGCGGGCCGCGACCCGGCGTCGATCCGGATCTGGTCGGTCGTGGCGACGGTCGGCGACCATCTCGACGAGACCGACCGGCTACGACGGCTCCATGGGCGACTGGCAACCTACCTACAGGGCTATCCGGATCAGCTCATGGGCGCCAACGGATGGGATCCGGTCGACCTCGAACGTGTCCGCGCCACCGCCGCGTTCGCCGGTGCCCGGGGTCCCATCGATGCCACCGCCACGGCCGAGGAGCTCGTCGAGCTCGCCGACGCCATCCCCGCCTCATGGGTGTCGGACTGCGCCGCCGGTTCACCGTCGGACTGCGCCGAGACCGTCGCCGAACAGTTCGATCTCGACGTCGACTCGGTGATCCTGCACGGCGCCACCCCCACCGAGCTCGCCCCCGTGGTGGAGGCCTATCGCGACATACGACCCGACCGCGCGGGCGGGTTGCCGGTGAATCCCGGAAGGATGCGCTCATGA
- a CDS encoding phosphotransferase encodes MTAIPSGGTIGIPTSAEQLTPAWLSAFLAENGHDATVESVVAQAVGTGQMAGSYRLTLEYAEPTDLPPTLVAKLATGAPEQREFGSGVFRNEVRFYRELADGFTVPIPRCYAATISAASTEFVLLLEDMGAAVQGDQIAGCSPAQAESVAVAAAGLHAPRWNDQTLLDAMPLPGDAEREMLESILEPMAAVYRERFSPDARSSAAIDWLVREGGAWLVAPLQNTGLIHGDLRVDNILFGPSGEVTVIDWQTITTGNPLRDISFLLSTSLTTEDRRRHERGIVASYHRALVTEGVADYTLDQCWDDYVGNLIQAPMIIVFGSAAAQPTERGNAMFDAMLSRSAAAIDDLAPGGLTP; translated from the coding sequence ATGACCGCGATTCCGTCGGGAGGGACGATCGGGATACCCACCAGCGCCGAACAACTCACGCCGGCATGGCTGTCGGCGTTCCTGGCCGAGAACGGTCACGACGCGACCGTCGAGTCGGTCGTCGCGCAGGCGGTGGGCACCGGTCAGATGGCGGGGTCGTACCGACTGACGCTCGAGTATGCAGAACCGACGGACCTGCCCCCGACGCTGGTCGCCAAGCTCGCGACCGGTGCGCCGGAGCAGCGGGAGTTCGGATCGGGGGTGTTCCGCAACGAGGTCCGGTTCTATCGGGAACTCGCCGACGGTTTCACGGTGCCCATCCCACGCTGTTACGCGGCCACGATATCGGCGGCGAGCACCGAGTTCGTCCTGCTGCTCGAGGACATGGGGGCCGCCGTCCAGGGCGACCAGATCGCCGGGTGCTCACCGGCACAGGCGGAATCGGTTGCCGTGGCCGCCGCGGGGTTGCATGCCCCGCGGTGGAACGACCAGACGCTGCTCGACGCCATGCCGCTCCCGGGTGATGCCGAACGCGAGATGCTGGAGTCCATCCTCGAGCCGATGGCCGCCGTCTACCGCGAGCGCTTCTCCCCCGACGCCCGGAGTTCCGCGGCCATCGACTGGCTGGTCCGCGAGGGCGGCGCCTGGCTCGTGGCGCCGCTGCAGAACACCGGACTGATCCACGGCGACCTCCGGGTCGACAACATCCTGTTCGGCCCGTCGGGAGAGGTGACGGTGATCGACTGGCAGACCATCACCACGGGCAATCCCTTGCGCGACATATCGTTTCTGCTCAGCACGAGCCTCACGACGGAGGACCGTCGCAGGCACGAGCGGGGCATCGTGGCGTCGTATCACCGCGCACTGGTCACCGAAGGTGTCGCCGACTACACACTCGACCAGTGTTGGGACGACTACGTCGGCAACCTGATCCAGGCCCCGATGATCATCGTGTTCGGTTCGGCCGCAGCACAACCCACTGAACGGGGCAATGCCATGTTCGACGCCATGCTGTCCCGCAGCGCGGCGGCGATCGATGATCTCGCGCCCGGAGGTCTCACGCCGTGA
- a CDS encoding TetR/AcrR family transcriptional regulator produces MSPPTSSANVRSPQQERSRLTRQRLLASTVDALAADGWAAATVAAVAERAGVSRGAAQHHFPTREALITAALEQVFEDMTAAAGDDAGVPADPSEGVTVDRIVAAVDRAVTIYTGTEFKAALQVWAAAASDPALRRLILPLEAKFARAAHQRIMAAMGVSPQDENGHRLVQATLDLARGLGLADTLSDDSARRAQVVATWTEQLAAALGAGA; encoded by the coding sequence GTGAGCCCGCCCACGTCGTCGGCGAATGTCCGTTCGCCGCAACAGGAACGCTCACGGTTGACCCGTCAGCGTCTGTTGGCCTCGACGGTCGACGCGCTGGCGGCCGACGGTTGGGCCGCCGCCACGGTGGCCGCCGTCGCCGAGCGTGCCGGGGTGTCCCGCGGCGCGGCGCAACATCACTTCCCGACGCGCGAAGCGCTCATCACCGCCGCGCTCGAGCAGGTCTTCGAGGACATGACGGCGGCGGCGGGCGATGACGCCGGGGTGCCGGCGGACCCGTCCGAGGGTGTGACCGTCGACCGGATCGTCGCGGCCGTCGATCGTGCGGTGACGATCTACACCGGAACCGAGTTCAAGGCCGCGCTGCAGGTGTGGGCCGCAGCGGCTTCCGACCCTGCTCTGCGGCGACTCATCCTCCCGCTGGAGGCGAAGTTCGCGCGTGCCGCCCATCAGCGGATCATGGCGGCGATGGGGGTGTCACCGCAGGACGAGAACGGCCATCGGCTCGTCCAGGCGACGCTCGATCTCGCGCGCGGGCTCGGGCTGGCCGACACGTTGTCCGATGACTCGGCCCGCCGGGCGCAGGTCGTTGCGACGTGGACCGAACAGCTCGCCGCCGCGCTGGGCGCCGGGGCGTAG
- the fadD1 gene encoding fatty-acid--CoA ligase FadD1 has translation MAETVTQLLQARADDDNLAITYEGRQWTWREYIRDAEKTAAAILAIADSSRPMHVGTLLGNTPDMLIALAAGALGGYVTAGINNTRRGEGLAADIIRADCQILITDAEHHPLLDGLDLPGVTILDTSSPRWTEMVSAAGDLAPHSVPTAMDTFMLIFTSGTSGNPKPVQFAHMMIPFAGPVLADKYDIGPGDVCYLSMPLFHSAALMGGYCVALCGGAAIAPAKFSASTFLDDIRRYNATYMNYVGKPLAYILATEEKPDDADNPLRVAFGNEATDRDIDDFAARFGCTVWDGFGSTELAIIITREPGTPHGSIGKGFPNVAVYNASTLTECPRAEFDETGALVNADEAIGELVNVDGGGMFMGYYNDADATSERLRDGKYWSGDLAYKDADDWIYLAGRTGDWMRVDGENLAAGPIERILLRIPEVNRVAVYAVPDEHVGDAVMVAMVLQDGVELTPESFADQLAAQADLSPKAWPAFVRIADDLPTTATNKILKRTLKSEGVTAGSGTLWVREPRSRIYREAVGANA, from the coding sequence ATGGCCGAGACAGTCACCCAGCTCCTGCAGGCACGCGCCGACGACGACAACCTCGCGATCACCTACGAGGGACGCCAGTGGACGTGGCGGGAATACATTCGCGACGCCGAGAAGACAGCGGCAGCGATCCTCGCCATCGCCGACAGTTCACGTCCGATGCACGTCGGCACCCTCCTCGGCAACACCCCGGACATGCTCATCGCGCTGGCCGCAGGCGCTCTCGGCGGATATGTCACCGCCGGCATCAACAACACCCGTCGCGGCGAGGGCCTGGCCGCCGACATCATCCGTGCCGATTGCCAGATCCTCATCACCGACGCCGAGCACCACCCACTGCTCGACGGACTGGACCTCCCCGGCGTCACCATCCTCGACACCTCGTCGCCCCGATGGACCGAGATGGTCTCGGCCGCAGGCGACTTGGCGCCGCACTCGGTGCCCACCGCGATGGACACCTTCATGCTGATCTTCACCTCGGGCACCAGCGGCAACCCCAAGCCGGTTCAGTTCGCGCACATGATGATCCCGTTCGCCGGTCCGGTCCTCGCCGACAAGTACGACATCGGCCCCGGCGACGTCTGCTATCTGTCGATGCCGCTCTTCCACAGCGCCGCGCTCATGGGCGGGTACTGCGTGGCCCTGTGCGGTGGCGCCGCGATCGCACCCGCCAAGTTCTCGGCGTCGACCTTCCTCGACGACATCCGCCGCTACAACGCGACCTACATGAACTACGTGGGCAAACCTCTCGCCTACATCCTCGCCACCGAGGAGAAGCCCGACGACGCCGACAACCCACTGCGCGTCGCCTTCGGCAACGAGGCCACCGACCGTGACATCGATGATTTCGCAGCACGTTTCGGCTGCACGGTATGGGACGGGTTCGGTTCCACCGAGCTCGCCATCATCATCACCCGTGAGCCCGGGACCCCCCATGGCTCGATCGGCAAGGGCTTCCCCAATGTCGCGGTGTACAACGCCTCGACGCTGACCGAGTGTCCGCGCGCCGAATTCGACGAGACCGGCGCACTCGTCAACGCCGACGAGGCGATCGGCGAGCTGGTCAACGTCGACGGCGGTGGCATGTTCATGGGTTACTACAACGATGCCGACGCCACCAGCGAGCGACTCCGCGACGGCAAGTACTGGTCGGGGGATCTGGCCTACAAGGACGCCGACGACTGGATCTACCTCGCCGGCCGCACCGGCGACTGGATGCGGGTCGATGGCGAGAACCTGGCCGCCGGACCGATAGAACGCATCCTCCTGCGCATCCCCGAGGTCAATCGTGTTGCCGTGTACGCGGTTCCCGACGAACACGTCGGCGATGCGGTGATGGTCGCGATGGTGCTGCAGGACGGTGTCGAACTGACTCCGGAGTCGTTCGCCGACCAGCTCGCCGCGCAGGCCGACCTCTCACCCAAGGCGTGGCCGGCCTTCGTGCGCATCGCCGACGACCTGCCGACCACCGCGACCAACAAGATCCTCAAGCGCACACTCAAGTCCGAGGGTGTCACCGCGGGATCGGGAACGCTGTGGGTTCGCGAACCCCGATCGCGTATCTACCGTGAGGCCGTCGGCGCGAACGCCTGA